A region of Myxococcales bacterium DNA encodes the following proteins:
- a CDS encoding aspartate/glutamate racemase family protein, giving the protein MTGTSRAPLLVLDWGIGGFGVVRALWRRDPTLSIVYVSDAGFTPYGKVPTRALAARLGVLLAYFAGLGAERAVLACNAASTVAHLLPATSLEVLDMLDAGVEVVLRTGLSRVGLLGGGRTVRSGHHRRRLAARDVTVRGRVAQPLSAWVERGELGSAALEADVARVVAPLRGERAVLLACTHYPAIEGVLQRHLPGVELLDPAEALAERVCPIEPPMVGAQRAAARRIRAFTTGSPEATRAGAKAAFGLDPGPVATLTFARRS; this is encoded by the coding sequence GTGACGGGCACATCGCGCGCGCCGCTGCTCGTGCTCGACTGGGGCATCGGCGGCTTCGGCGTGGTGCGGGCGCTCTGGAGACGCGATCCGACGCTCTCCATCGTCTACGTCTCCGACGCGGGATTCACTCCGTACGGCAAGGTACCTACCCGCGCGCTCGCGGCCCGGCTCGGGGTGCTGCTCGCTTACTTCGCAGGCCTCGGCGCCGAGCGCGCGGTGCTCGCGTGCAACGCGGCGAGCACCGTGGCGCACCTCCTCCCGGCGACCTCGCTGGAGGTGCTCGACATGCTGGACGCTGGCGTGGAGGTGGTGCTCCGCACGGGCCTCTCCCGGGTGGGGCTCCTGGGCGGAGGGCGGACGGTGCGCTCCGGGCACCATCGGCGCCGCCTGGCCGCGCGCGACGTCACGGTGCGCGGGCGGGTCGCGCAGCCGCTGTCGGCGTGGGTCGAGCGGGGCGAGCTCGGGTCGGCCGCCCTCGAGGCGGACGTGGCGCGCGTCGTCGCGCCGCTCCGCGGCGAGCGCGCGGTCCTCCTCGCTTGCACGCACTACCCGGCGATAGAGGGCGTGCTGCAGCGGCACTTGCCTGGGGTGGAGCTGCTCGACCCGGCGGAGGCGTTGGCCGAGCGCGTATGCCCGATCGAGCCCCCGATGGTCGGGGCGCAACGCGCCGCGGCGCGGCGGATCCGCGCCTTCACGACGGGCAGTCCGGAGGCGACCCGCGCGGGCGCCAAGGCCGCGTTCGGCCTCGACCCGGGGCCCGTGGCTACGCTCACGTTCGCGCGCCGCTCATAG
- a CDS encoding class I SAM-dependent methyltransferase, with protein sequence MSVAPPAYWVGFTTLYREGGGRFSRAARTLGAELRAKHPRARVVVESVESKADLVRAMASLRAEGLALAELHFIGHSGMYGPMFRTTKVPEQLSPHEWRALAAEGALPFAPGGEAYFHCCRSARWFAPFFARTFGVPARGHHLYTTFSRARDRFAWDGGCCGMAGADAPLHVVALPGRKSHGLGATALKYAGALRPEAMLRFLPDPTFDPAAASYDRVADLYDEAFADIGVRGPEVAWLERHLPDASTGARALEIGCGNGALLARLAPRLGSGLGLDASSEMIARARRRFGHTSGLRFEAVTGPALPADDASVDVVISMLSFRYLDWDPIMAEIRRVLAPGGRLLIVDMVAVPAGARDAPRLVAGALARARSRVHYAHFHRKLGALVRDPSWAEMLKYNPIRSEHEVRWYLEGRFPGRRVEVLTVALASRVVAFDSGPLPRGFALPQSYP encoded by the coding sequence GTGAGCGTGGCCCCGCCGGCGTATTGGGTGGGCTTCACCACGCTCTACCGGGAGGGCGGCGGGCGGTTCTCGCGCGCCGCGCGCACGCTCGGCGCCGAGCTGCGGGCGAAGCACCCGCGCGCGCGTGTGGTGGTCGAGTCGGTCGAGTCGAAGGCCGATCTCGTCCGCGCGATGGCGAGCCTGCGCGCGGAGGGTCTCGCGCTCGCAGAGCTCCACTTCATCGGCCATTCGGGCATGTACGGGCCCATGTTCCGCACCACGAAGGTGCCCGAGCAGCTCAGCCCGCACGAGTGGCGCGCGCTCGCGGCCGAGGGCGCGTTGCCCTTCGCGCCAGGCGGCGAGGCCTACTTCCACTGCTGCCGGAGCGCGCGCTGGTTCGCGCCCTTCTTCGCGCGCACGTTCGGTGTCCCCGCGCGCGGGCACCACCTCTACACGACCTTCTCGCGCGCCCGCGACCGCTTCGCGTGGGACGGCGGCTGCTGTGGGATGGCCGGCGCCGACGCGCCCCTCCACGTCGTGGCGCTGCCGGGTCGCAAGTCGCACGGGCTCGGGGCCACGGCGCTCAAGTACGCCGGAGCGCTCCGTCCGGAGGCCATGCTGCGTTTCCTGCCCGACCCCACGTTCGACCCCGCGGCCGCCTCGTACGATCGCGTGGCCGATCTCTACGACGAGGCCTTCGCCGACATTGGGGTCCGCGGGCCCGAGGTGGCCTGGCTCGAGCGCCACCTGCCCGACGCGTCGACGGGCGCACGAGCCCTCGAGATCGGGTGCGGGAACGGCGCGCTCTTGGCGAGGCTCGCGCCTCGGCTCGGCAGCGGCCTCGGGCTCGACGCGTCGAGCGAAATGATCGCCCGCGCGCGGCGCAGGTTCGGCCACACGAGCGGCCTCCGGTTCGAGGCCGTGACCGGGCCGGCGCTCCCGGCCGACGACGCCAGCGTCGACGTGGTCATCTCGATGCTCTCGTTCCGGTACCTCGACTGGGACCCGATCATGGCCGAGATTCGGAGGGTGCTGGCGCCTGGGGGCCGGCTCCTCATCGTCGACATGGTCGCCGTTCCAGCCGGTGCTCGGGACGCTCCGCGGCTCGTCGCGGGGGCGCTGGCCCGCGCACGAAGTCGCGTGCATTATGCACACTTTCACCGCAAGCTCGGGGCGCTCGTGCGCGATCCAAGCTGGGCCGAGATGCTGAAGTACAACCCCATCCGCTCCGAGCACGAGGTGCGGTGGTACCTGGAGGGGCGCTTCCCCGGGCGACGCGTGGAGGTGCTCACCGTGGCGCTCGCGTCGCGCGTGGTCGCGTTCGACTCGGGTCCGCTCCCGCGGGGCTTCGCGCTCCCGCAGAGCTACCCGTGA